In the Populus trichocarpa isolate Nisqually-1 chromosome 8, P.trichocarpa_v4.1, whole genome shotgun sequence genome, aaatttggtttgattttcagaaaagtgttttccttttattttaggtgaaaaatactttccagaagttatgaaaaaaaaaattaaaaatatcatattatttgctgattataacaaatttggtccttaaacttttgattgctatatattttgttttgaatctttttttttatttcaccctttagaatttaatttaatttgatttttatattaactttggtcctcatttctatgattgttatttgcttttcttttattatttttttaattgaaattttttatctatcaaatttgatccttattttttttattgttatttattttatttgaaataatttatgaaattgtaattattattattttaatttcatcatcttttaatttttttatctgttagatttgatctctattattttgattgttatttatttcatttgaaataatttatgaaattagattttttttctcaattttattttcattcaactttttaatttgtaagatttgttctttattattttaataaacttgaaaaaaatattaataagttattttccagctcatttttcatgacataaccaaacactggaaaatattttccaacttattttctatgacactaccaaatatcggaaagtaattcactttctaaaaatCCACTTTccaagaaaactactttccagcaaataaacagAGGCTTAGAATGTTTCTTTCATAACAAACCAATCATGTACTCTATGCTATAAGATgatataattttagttatttcatatatatatttgattatattatcATAAACGTATTTATATATTATCAGCAATGGAGCCTGTCAACATAATTTGTAATAATTGTGAAAGAGAAAACTACAAACTATGAATGAGACTCACGtttgtaattaatatatttttttcatagaaaaatacaatttctttaatattaatgataatacaTTACTATTACAATTTTTATAATACTCGAATAACGATTAAAAAGGGTGAGACTTGAATctaattgaatgaaaataaacaagataactaaaataataattattaaagctTCGGGTAGCATTTCTTCTCTATTTAAGAACTTTTCAATGAGTTCATGGAGCCTTTCTCTTTTAAGTTGTCCACAAAGACTTTTTTCTATACATGTCTGCGTATCTTCGTCGAGTGGAGCCACAATCATTTCGCTAAATttcgattattatttttttaattaattttttatatgtttttttattatttagatgtattaatatcaaaaataaattttaatatatattattttaatatatttttattaaaaataaattatacattttaaaaaataatatcttgaaatctGTTGCAACCACTTAATAATGAGAGAAAATGTTGGGCAACTAGGCCACATGGATAGAAGAATCCAATAACTTCATCACTTGAGACCACTTCACAATTGCAAGTCTATTTTTTAATCCACGATTGGTCCTTGAATAAACACGCAGCCgacgttaataaataaataaataaataatctcgAAAACCAAGGatgaaaaaccaaacaaaatcacATGATATAAAACTTACAATTATTTGAATCTCTAAGAACATCGATCTAGGAAACCAAatatgaaattgttaaaaagaaataaatatataaggaGGGAGGGAGGAAGAGGGGTTGTCGTGACATTATATGAATCGTGCAATTAATAGAATTAGTTTATCGTTTCCCGCTGGACTGTCACACACACATCTTCTCATCTCTGgcaaaaataatattgacaGGATTTCTCAACGAGTGTGAAAATGGCTCCACTGCCTGCCTCGCACATATCACAAATCTTCTGAGACGTGTCAGTGGAAGACCAGCTTGTACATCTCTGTCTATATCTTCTAGACACCATTAATTCCACATTAAATCGCCTCCTTTCTCTGCCCTACTGCATCTGCCTACGAGACTTGGGCACAATCCATCGACCCCATGCCCTCCACTTCCTTCTTAATTCACGCCAGCGGCGCCAAGCATGTATTATAGTTTTTGTCTCTCTCACGCCTTCCTACCTGACCAAGGTTCACACTATTTAATGCCCCTCCTCCTTTCCTAGTGCTCGATCGACCGAGCTCCCTTTTGGGACCCTCCCTGCTAGCTCACCCTCTCTCGTTCTCTCTCTCAAGGCCAGGCTAGATTGTACGTACGTAGTCATTATTAGCATGGAGAGCCAAAACAAGGCCAGTCTTCCTGTAATGGATGGGCTTGAGAGGAGAGTAGTGGCGAGCCAAAGTGAAGGAGCAAGTACATGTGACTTGCTTCTACGAGTTTTAGCCTTGGTGCTGACTCTGGCTGCTGCTATAGTTCTTGGGGTAGACAAGCAGACGAAGGTTGTTCCGATTAAGATTGTGGATACCTTGCCAGCGATTAACCTTCCTGTCTCTGCAAAGTGGCATTACTTGTCTGCCTTTACGTAAGTTCTCTCTTCCAAGttaattatgaaatatatatatatatatatatatttggtttatgtgtttttaattacCATGACCTtgatttattatctatttttgctaACATGAAAGAACAAAATCCTCAACTTACAGAATCTCAGCGGTATGTTGGGATGCCATATAAAGTCTACAAAAATCACATAATAATAGATAAGAGATAtagatattgttttgaaatgaaaaataaaataaaatcaatgtagCGATCGAtgattgggttttaaaactcgTGAATAATGtcattaaattaactatttttttatagaattaatcatgtctttttttattatacttgaATTAGCTCAAATCTTGAATTGACCTATCATGTTACACTTATCTATCAAaccgatctaaattttacaccTTTATTTACACCAATAACTCAAATATTGTACTAATTATAGTTGTGAAGCTCAAGTTAATATGACAGGTTAAGATTTACGACTACGATTAATACAAGATTTGAGTCATTAACGTAAATAGGAGGATGACGGTGACGAGGGCTAGTATGGCCCAGACCTCTTACAAAAACTCATTAATATTATGcctttataaaaagaatttatttggcGCGGTGGAGCCACCCATCATTTcactaaaattattaagatttaatttcTTGTCTCTCTAGAATAAATTTCCTAGCTCCGTCGTAGAGGACTCAATTGCATAATGATCGTTTGTCGAGTGAGATTTGCGTAAAACAGCCTGGATCTTGAGCAATTCAAGTTgagtttctttatatatatatataaaaaaagaggccTTTTTACTGTTTTGGAGAATTATGCGGGGCTAGGCCTTGCCACTTGCGAGCCTGGTGGTCTGCCTCTCATAAATGTGAGCTTCTTAACCTCCTGTCATTTTAAATGTTACGAGCTCGTGACCAGAGAATTTATTCTTATGTTGCATGATGATGATGGTAACAGCacagtttttttcttagaaagagTTCCATTTCTTGTTATGATATGAAGATATTAGATCAATCTACGTATATTTTGGATGTGGAGCTACATATATCATACGTACGGGGGTTTTATACGGACCCAAAtagaaatttactttttttttttttttttttaagaattaggACAGTGTTTGgccttaaatatatatatatgagcacTATATATACAACCAATTGAAGTGATAGATTTTAGTTAACCTCTATTAATCAAGGATCGTCGTCTACATGCAATATGTTTTACCCGACCACTTTGTGTTTGATAGGTATTCTGTTGCATCAAATGCGATAGCATGTTCGTATGCAGCACTCTCCCTAGTCCTTGCCGTGAGTGGAAAGAAGGGGATAATGTCCATTGTTATCGTTCTTGACCTGCTGATGGTGGCAATGCTGTTTTCTAGTAACGGAGCTGCCTTGGCCATTGGTCTTATGGGTTACCAAGGGAATTCGCATGTGAGGTGGACCAAAGTGTGCCATGTTTTTGGGAGATTTTGCAACCAGGCTGCAGTTTCTATTTCCCTTTCTCTGCTTGGTTCCATCTTGTTCCTCTTGCTCGTCGGCATCACTTCTTTGCGGCTTCACAAGAAATCCAAGTGAAAATCTGGCCCGGACCTTGTTTGTAATCTTATATTATAAAACCCCTTTTAATTCATGTCCTTAATTAATTTCTCTTATGTAATATTGTAGccctatatatataatgcctCAACTCTCAATgcttaatttataaaagaattcCCCCCCCTGGGTGTAAAAGCTCTGGATCTGTGCTTGCATGTGTCAAGATCTCTAGCAGTCAATTAGTGAGTCAACGACCATATAGGGATTGTTGATTGAGTGTTCAGAAACAATTTTATCACAATTGGGCCTAGGAGGCTTAGAAAATTGTTGATCTAGTCCTCCCCATCCATATTGATCTAGTCCTCTGTGTATTGTAGCCCTATGTATTTATGTTAGGACTTAGGATACACTGGGGAATTTTTTAGGTTACAATAATTAAGACGCATAATTTTACAAGGTTAGCTAGCTAGATATATAGACTcaattaatgtaattaatattccAAGATTTAGCTCGGTCTAGGGGGTACGATTTTCAACTAATCAAATGGAATGGTTGGACTGTCACCTCCATTTGACATTTTTTCATACAAATCAATGTTCAAAAGTTTGAAAATTCAACTCCATTATCCAATCAGATACAAGAACTTGTTGCTATCTGAAAGGCTAGTTTACATATTGTTGATATTGATagcaagattttatttttttcatgattataatgtaagaaaaaaaaatatgtacttTTGTAATTGTATAGTTTGTTACACTAATATTGCCGTAGATATCTAAACTAATTTACGCCTACTTTGACCATTCCAACACGAAACTTCAATTCTCTTGATATTAATGTTGTCTTTGTCGATGATTGTAATGTCCCCTTCCCGGCGACTTCCAATCCGAATTTCTTGGTACAACCTCACAATAATATGATAAGAGATTCCTTGGCAATTCCTACGCCAAGAGGTTTAACTCACGATTAATACTTACTAAAATTGCTATATAGCAGGAACATTCTCAGCaaatgttaaatgttttttaattaaaaatatattaaaatggtcatttattaatttaatcgaaatcatcaccaaaaaaatatttatttaatatttcttaaaacaGAAGGAATAATTTGTAAAATACATTGAGAAATCTAGGTTAAACTGCAAAAACTAGGAGAGAAGATCAACCATGTCTGGGCGCACTCTACACATGGCCTCAGCTGGCTCTACTCTGCACATGAGTGTGTGCATCTTGTCAGTCATGTCGATGTCCTTTCCATCAACCTTCTCCCACTCGAAGCATTGAATCAACGAGCCCAGTGTTATGGCCATTATTCTCTGTGCCAGCCCCTCCCCGGGACAAGCTCTCCTTCCCATCCCGAAAGGCATATGCGTGTATGCTTCGGATTTCCAGTTTTCAAATCTCTCAGGCTTAAAACTTGTTGGGTCATTCCACAGAGTAGGATCTCTATGAATACCCCACGCATTTGCAAACAGAATTGTACCAGCTGGGACATCGTATCCTCCAATGGTACAGTCTGCAGATGACATATGTGGTGCTAGGAGTGGAACAACTGGATGTAATCGTAAGCTCTCAAGGATGACACTTTGAAGGTAGGGTAGTTTCGAGATATCTGCTTCATCTACCGTGTGGTCTTGACCAATCTGAGTATCCAATTCTTCTCTTGCTTTCCTTTCCACGTCAGGATGGTTCAGCAGATTGCAAACTGCCCATTCTAAAGATGTACTGAGGGTCCTTGTCCCCGCAAGCAACATTATCTGCAGAAGAAATATAGACTCTTAGATACAGAGTTAATCATCTATGATCAGCTAGAGCTAGAAAATG is a window encoding:
- the LOC7481641 gene encoding CASP-like protein 1E1 — protein: MESQNKASLPVMDGLERRVVASQSEGASTCDLLLRVLALVLTLAAAIVLGVDKQTKVVPIKIVDTLPAINLPVSAKWHYLSAFTYSVASNAIACSYAALSLVLAVSGKKGIMSIVIVLDLLMVAMLFSSNGAALAIGLMGYQGNSHVRWTKVCHVFGRFCNQAAVSISLSLLGSILFLLLVGITSLRLHKKSK